AAATAGTCGAGAAATCCCTTGTTGAGACAGGCTCTCAGCCCGTTTACATTCCAGGATACCAGCTTCAGCATCGTGTTGATCTCCTTTATCTTTTCTCTGTCCGTGTGGATACATCTCTCCCCTCCAGTGTAACATAGCCGGCTGGCCGTGCGTATTAACTCTCAGCACGCCGATTGCCCGCGAACTTCTTGACAGGCGTTTCGCTTGATCAGGCAATCATCCATACATCGTGATTTTTAGGGGGATACACGTGTTGAGCCGCTATTTTCGTCTTCTCTGCCACTTTACCTATCAGGAGGCGATGTCCTGCCTGTTCCCAGTCTTTATCTTTGGTTCGCTCGCCTTGTCCAAACTAATCCACATCCCGGGTCTTCCCCGCTACGATCTGCTGCTGCTTCTCTGTCTGCTGTTCCAGATCTTCATGGTCAAAAGCGGCTTGGAGACGAAAGACGAACTGAAAGTGATCACCGTCTTCCACTTGATCGGCCTTGCGTTGGAGATTTTCAAAGTGCATATGGGTTCGTGGTCTTACCCGGAGTTCGCCTACGCCAAGCTGTTCGGCGTCCCGCTCTACTCCGGCTTTATGTACGCCAGCGTGGCCAGCTATCTGTGCCAGGCCTGGCGCCGGTTGGATGTCTCGCTGGAAGCATGGCCCCGCCATCTGTATGTGGTTCCGCTCGGGGCCGCCATCTATTTCAATTTCTTTACGCATCACTTCACCATCGACATCCGCTGGTTTTTAACCGCTGCGATTTTTCTCTTGTTCTGGCGGAGCCGCGTCTATTTCCGCGTCGAGCGGGAACGCATGTGGATGCCGCTGCCGGTGGCCTATGTGTTGATCGGCTTTTTCATCTGGATCGCGGAGAATATCGCCACCTTTTTCGGCGCATGGCGCTACCCCAACCAGCAAGAGGGCTGGCAGCTGGTGCATCTGAGCAAAATCAGCTCCTGGTTCCTTCTGGTCATCGTCAGCTTTATCATCGTCGCGGAGCTGAAGCATGTTAAACGGGCCTTAGCCGATCGGCCGGTTGAGAAAGAGGCGGTGGAAGCTGCCAAAGAGTAAAGAGCCAGCCGTGACAAAAAAGACGATAAAAAAAGAGTGGTTCCAATTGCTGATCAGGCCGGACACGACAGGCGCCAAAATGGCCCCGGCGGAGAGCACCGCCGAAAAAATGCTGAAGGCACTGCCATACAGCTCTCGCGGCGCATGCACCGTGAGGATCGTCGACAGCGCCGGGAAGAGCAAGCCCGTGCAGCAGCCGAGCAAAAACATCATGATATAGAGCGAGAGCGGCGTGCCCAGGGCCATGAGGTACATCAGGATGCTGAGCATGCCCAGGCCGGCGAGCGTCCGTTCCTCCGGTCCGATCCGCGCCAGCCAGAATTGACTGAGGATGGCCATGGAGCCTAATCCCTTGAGGCTGAACAACATGCCGGTCACGGAGAGCGGGAGATTCTCC
This sequence is a window from Brevibacillus composti. Protein-coding genes within it:
- a CDS encoding DUF817 domain-containing protein, whose product is MSRYFRLLCHFTYQEAMSCLFPVFIFGSLALSKLIHIPGLPRYDLLLLLCLLFQIFMVKSGLETKDELKVITVFHLIGLALEIFKVHMGSWSYPEFAYAKLFGVPLYSGFMYASVASYLCQAWRRLDVSLEAWPRHLYVVPLGAAIYFNFFTHHFTIDIRWFLTAAIFLLFWRSRVYFRVERERMWMPLPVAYVLIGFFIWIAENIATFFGAWRYPNQQEGWQLVHLSKISSWFLLVIVSFIIVAELKHVKRALADRPVEKEAVEAAKE